In the genome of Dermacentor variabilis isolate Ectoservices chromosome 5, ASM5094787v1, whole genome shotgun sequence, one region contains:
- the LOC142583712 gene encoding uncharacterized protein LOC142583712: MGRVNDIHSLAGGLYQQQSCLEPPNGHSSLELVEYNFEDEHIEALDLTVQKVCQKEESATACFTTPAGNLPCLLHRAAGPDSRVCFFGGFDTVSLTPGGVRDLCGVSGSVFSLLLSILPHTRDKGTDVSLPNKLLLFLFKMKHGVPFSAIAVIFGIHETTVARTFHTVLGTLVGATRKWIYKPHMQVIRDTRPECFKVNYPDCTLIVDCTEVRTETPSEVRQQHVLYSTYKSGFTLKFLVAIAPSGLIVFKSKSYGGRCSGTQIVLESGFLEIIGQRDVILADKGFPGILAGVAGKSAILIMPPFSTGNQPFSPAELQETYNVAQVRVHVERVIQRIKTHGILEHRIPVSLIPAMSEIFHMCCILGNLQSPIIQSNTK, from the exons aTGGGCAGA GTCAATGACATTCACAGTTTGGCTGGAGGCTTGTATCAGCAGCAGTCATGCCTTGAACCGCCAAATGGACACAGTAGCCTGGAGCTG GTTGAATACAATTTTGAAGATGAGCACATTGAGGCATTAGACCTTACAGTGCAAAAAGTGTGCCAGAAAGAAGAATCAGCCACAGCATGCTTCACAACACCAGCAGGAAATTTGCCATGCCTATTGCACCGTGCCGCAGGACCAGACTCTAGGGTTTGCTTTTTTGGGGGATTCGACACAGTTTCCTTAACACCCGGTGGAGTGAGAGACCTCTGTGGCGTTTCTGGCAGTGTTTTCTCCCTCCTGTTAAGTATCCTGCCTCACACGAGAGATAAGGGTACTGATGTCAGCCTTCCGAACAAACTTTTATTATTTCTATTCAAAATGAAGCACGGAGTGCCTTTTAGTGCAATTGCAGTAATTTTTGGCATTCATGAAACAACAGTGGCACGAACGTTTCATACAGTTCTGGGCACGCTTGTGGGTGCTACAAGAAAGTGGATATATAAGCCACATATGCAAGTGATACGGGATACACGTCCAGAGTGTTTTAAGGTCAACTATCCTGACTGCACACTTATTGTCGATTGCACTGAGGTGCGCACAGAAACACCATCAGAGGTGAGGCAACAACATGTCCTCTACTCTACGTACAAAAGTGGCTTTACATTGAAATTTTTAGTTGCGATTGCCCCCTCTGGCCTCATTGTATTCAAGTCCAAATCCTATGGTGGGCGTTGCTCAGGCACACAAATCGTGCTGGAATCAGGATTCCTTGAAATAATTGGTCAGCGTGATGTTATTCTTGCTGATAAAGGTTTCCCTGGAATACTAGCAGGTGTAGCAGGTAAAAGTGCCATACTGATTATGCCACCATTCTCAACTGGCAACCAGCCTTTCTCACCTGCAGAACTGCAAGAAACATACAATGTTGCTCAAGTGCGCGTGCATGTAGAGAGAGTGATACAGCGCATAAAAACTCATGGAATTTTGGAGCACCGTATTCCTGTCAGTTTGATTCCTGCCATGAGTGAGATTTTTCATATGTGCTGCATTTTGGGAAATCTGCAAAGTCCAATAATTCAAAGCAACACAAAGTAA